In one Actinomyces trachealis genomic region, the following are encoded:
- a CDS encoding alanine/glycine:cation symporter family protein — protein sequence MDTLAANLLTIADWITAHITMWVLIVTGLFLTVVSRGVQLRHLPNMLRQVRGSRTGAQGGISSFQAFAISLAARVGIGNVFGVAAALLIGGPGAIFWMWVVALVGMATAFFEATLAQVFKVQAQDGSFRGGPAFYMRAGMGSPVLAGLFAAITVVTCGFVITSVQSNAVAGTLAAAFGSGEDSALPGFAGLSSQQLVVAALVLVLTAVVVLGGIRAVARVTELMAPAMALVYVVLVAVICLTNIQQFVQVIGLIVRSAFSLEPLVGGLGGGILAAVVNGTKRGLFSNEAGQGTAPNAAATATVSHPVQQGLIQSLGVFIDTIVVCTATAFVILLSGPETWTSPDANPATLTTLAIAHGLGAWTVLPMAVLVFVLAYSSIIAAYVYSDVNMSYLTGGKAWGSWLVRLVSILSATAGAVLSLEVVWNAVDIAMAIMTLTNLVALVRLYRWGVGALRDYEAQRAAGVESPVFRAQGNPHLPAELQTDVWD from the coding sequence ATGGACACCCTAGCAGCCAACCTGCTTACCATCGCCGACTGGATCACCGCTCACATCACCATGTGGGTGCTGATCGTCACCGGCCTATTCCTCACGGTAGTCAGCCGTGGAGTCCAGCTGCGCCACCTGCCCAACATGCTCCGCCAGGTACGCGGCTCACGCACGGGCGCGCAGGGCGGCATCTCCTCCTTCCAGGCCTTCGCCATCTCCCTAGCCGCGCGGGTAGGCATCGGCAACGTCTTCGGGGTGGCCGCTGCCTTGCTGATAGGCGGCCCCGGCGCGATCTTCTGGATGTGGGTGGTGGCGCTGGTCGGCATGGCTACCGCCTTCTTCGAGGCCACCCTGGCCCAAGTCTTCAAGGTTCAGGCGCAAGACGGTTCCTTCCGGGGCGGGCCCGCCTTCTACATGCGCGCAGGCATGGGTAGCCCTGTCCTGGCCGGCCTGTTCGCCGCCATCACCGTGGTCACCTGCGGCTTCGTCATCACCTCCGTGCAGTCCAACGCGGTGGCCGGGACCCTCGCGGCAGCCTTCGGCAGCGGTGAGGACTCCGCCCTGCCGGGCTTCGCCGGGCTCAGCAGCCAGCAGCTGGTGGTGGCCGCCCTGGTCCTGGTGCTCACCGCCGTCGTCGTCCTCGGGGGCATCCGGGCGGTGGCCCGCGTGACCGAACTCATGGCCCCGGCCATGGCCCTGGTCTACGTGGTGCTGGTGGCCGTCATCTGCCTGACCAATATCCAACAGTTCGTGCAGGTCATAGGACTGATCGTCCGCTCCGCCTTCTCCCTGGAGCCGCTGGTGGGCGGCCTGGGCGGAGGCATCCTGGCGGCCGTGGTCAACGGCACCAAGCGCGGCCTGTTCTCCAACGAGGCGGGGCAGGGCACCGCCCCCAACGCCGCCGCCACCGCCACCGTCAGCCACCCCGTGCAGCAGGGCCTGATCCAGTCCCTGGGCGTCTTCATCGACACCATCGTGGTGTGCACCGCCACCGCCTTCGTAATCCTGCTCTCCGGCCCCGAGACCTGGACCAGCCCCGACGCCAACCCCGCCACCCTCACCACCCTGGCCATCGCCCACGGTCTAGGTGCCTGGACCGTGCTGCCGATGGCGGTGCTGGTCTTCGTGCTCGCCTACTCCTCGATCATCGCCGCCTACGTCTACTCTGACGTGAACATGTCCTACCTCACCGGCGGTAAAGCCTGGGGCAGCTGGCTGGTGCGACTCGTGTCCATCCTGTCCGCCACCGCCGGGGCCGTGCTGAGCCTAGAGGTCGTGTGGAACGCCGTGGACATCGCCATGGCCATCATGACCCTGACCAACCTGGTAGCCCTCGTCCGGCTTTACCGGTGGGGGGTGGGCGCCCTGCGCGACTACGAGGCCCAGCGAGCTGCCGGGGTCGAGTCCCCCGTCTTCCGGGCCCAGGGCAACCCCCACCTACCAGCTGAACTGCAAACCGACGTGTGGGACTGA
- the ybaK gene encoding Cys-tRNA(Pro) deacylase, with translation MGRKSSGKTQHGVATPALAALDAVGVEYRTVTYEHSKRSTEGFGLEAARLTGVAPSLVLKTLLVGEGKNLAVCVLPVDHMLNLNAAAHALGLKKVALVEPQIAERVTGYVVGGISPLGQKRRLPTVIDASVQEAEAVLVSGGRRGLSVNLAPRDLAAATGAVFAAITD, from the coding sequence ATGGGACGCAAATCCTCTGGCAAGACCCAGCACGGCGTGGCCACCCCGGCCTTGGCGGCACTCGACGCCGTCGGCGTGGAGTACCGAACGGTCACCTATGAGCACTCCAAGCGCTCCACTGAGGGTTTCGGCCTGGAGGCAGCCCGGCTGACCGGCGTCGCCCCATCGCTCGTGCTGAAGACTCTCCTAGTTGGGGAAGGCAAAAACCTGGCCGTATGTGTCCTGCCGGTGGACCACATGCTCAACTTGAATGCTGCCGCGCACGCGCTGGGGCTAAAGAAGGTGGCCCTGGTGGAGCCGCAGATAGCGGAGCGGGTGACGGGTTACGTCGTCGGTGGGATATCGCCGCTGGGGCAGAAACGGCGCCTGCCTACCGTCATTGACGCCTCCGTGCAGGAGGCGGAGGCCGTTCTGGTCTCGGGCGGCCGCCGTGGCCTTTCGGTGAACTTGGCCCCGAGGGACCTCGCTGCGGCGACCGGGGCAGTCTTCGCTGCGATCACTGACTGA
- a CDS encoding ABC transporter ATP-binding protein, translating into MSDAIACLRDLTFSYGGRLVLNGLDLTVGNGEVVAITGPSGRGKSTLLSLVLGLLKPGRGEVRVNGRAVRFGNSSAAARMRCETIGMVFQAGYLLDELTPLENVILPALAGGAEFKEATSKGRVLLARLGLEAEGRQTSSLSGGEQQRVAIARALIGSPRLLIADEPTASLDRANRENVLDCLYQQVRGANRALLLVTHDEGVAAGADRWFHLDEGRLKQAHS; encoded by the coding sequence ATGAGTGATGCTATCGCGTGCTTACGTGATCTTACCTTTAGTTACGGAGGCCGTCTGGTACTAAACGGCCTTGATCTGACAGTGGGCAACGGTGAGGTAGTTGCCATCACGGGACCCTCCGGCAGAGGAAAGTCCACCTTGCTCTCCCTCGTCCTCGGCCTGCTCAAGCCAGGCCGAGGCGAGGTGAGGGTAAATGGGAGGGCGGTGCGGTTCGGAAACAGTTCAGCTGCCGCAAGAATGAGGTGTGAAACCATTGGCATGGTGTTTCAGGCGGGATATCTGCTTGATGAGCTGACGCCCCTGGAAAACGTCATTCTGCCTGCCCTGGCCGGAGGTGCTGAGTTCAAAGAAGCTACTAGCAAAGGGCGTGTCTTGCTGGCCCGGCTAGGTTTGGAGGCGGAAGGACGGCAAACCTCGTCCTTGTCCGGCGGAGAGCAGCAGCGGGTGGCGATCGCACGCGCCCTGATCGGCTCGCCCCGGCTGCTGATTGCCGATGAGCCTACCGCTTCACTGGATCGTGCCAATCGTGAGAATGTCCTCGACTGTCTCTACCAGCAGGTAAGAGGTGCGAACCGGGCATTGCTGCTAGTAACTCATGATGAGGGTGTCGCTGCGGGCGCTGATCGCTGGTTTCATTTAGATGAGGGCCGCCTGAAGCAGGCGCACTCATGA
- a CDS encoding fumarylacetoacetate hydrolase family protein, with amino-acid sequence MKIARFSTGDELFYGIVEGLPTDGTTPNGESQGHLVVLKGDPLYTLPEATGQVVPLSEARLVSPVIPRSKVVGIGKNYADHARELGAELPAEPVIFLKPNTAVIGPDAPIVLPPWSQEVHHEAELAVVIKSLAKDLSPTDATRVLLGYTVANDVTARDCQRSDATWARAKTFDTSCPLGPWIEVPEPGKPGGFDPDQAVVRARVDGRLIQEASTAQMLHPVAELVSYVSHIFTLLPGDVLLTGTPAGVGPLQAGQRVEVEVEGIGSFSNPVVRR; translated from the coding sequence ATGAAGATCGCGCGATTCTCCACCGGTGACGAGCTGTTCTACGGCATCGTCGAAGGTTTGCCCACAGACGGCACCACCCCCAACGGGGAGAGCCAAGGGCACCTGGTGGTCCTCAAGGGTGACCCCCTGTACACCCTGCCGGAGGCCACCGGCCAGGTGGTGCCCCTGTCGGAGGCACGCCTGGTCTCCCCGGTGATCCCCCGCTCCAAGGTCGTCGGCATCGGCAAGAACTACGCCGACCACGCCCGTGAGCTTGGGGCCGAGCTCCCCGCCGAGCCCGTCATCTTCCTCAAGCCGAACACGGCCGTCATCGGCCCTGACGCCCCCATCGTGCTGCCGCCCTGGTCCCAGGAGGTCCACCACGAAGCGGAGCTGGCCGTGGTCATCAAGTCTCTGGCCAAGGACCTCTCCCCAACCGACGCCACCCGCGTGCTCCTGGGCTACACCGTGGCCAACGACGTCACCGCCCGCGACTGCCAACGCAGCGACGCCACCTGGGCGCGCGCCAAGACCTTCGACACCTCCTGCCCGCTGGGGCCCTGGATCGAGGTGCCGGAGCCGGGGAAGCCGGGTGGTTTTGACCCGGACCAGGCCGTGGTCCGGGCCCGGGTGGACGGGCGGCTGATCCAGGAGGCCAGCACCGCCCAGATGCTCCACCCGGTGGCGGAGCTGGTCTCCTACGTCTCCCACATCTTCACGCTGCTGCCCGGTGACGTGCTGCTCACCGGCACGCCCGCCGGGGTGGGGCCACTCCAGGCCGGGCAGCGGGTGGAGGTCGAGGTGGAGGGCATCGGCTCCTTCTCCAACCCCGTCGTGCGTCGCTAA
- a CDS encoding MalY/PatB family protein produces MTPANLSPTTHDLEASWDALTAEELRRRGSLKWTVEPGVIGAWVAEMDLGTAPVVTEALQQAVTDGTLGYLPPQLAQQVATVTADFQASRYDWQVSAQDVNLLPDVLSGLRAILERHSRPGTDVIVPTPAYMPFLTIPAQYGRRCVQVPALKRAGADGSPRWSLDLEGIERAMREGAGVLVLCNPWNPVGRVLNAAELDAVASLSTRYGVTVFADEIHGPLVLDPALRHVPYASRPEADPALTFTATAVSKGWNVAGLKCAQLIASGGARTRWEASPLSRHLEMEASILGARAAVAALSPDGVAWLEVLRGYLWGNVQLLARDLSQVPGAELTRPEGTYLAWLDLSGTPAAASPARFLLERARVSVNDGATFGRGFESFARLNLAAPRTLALETASKIAQALA; encoded by the coding sequence GTGACACCAGCGAACCTCTCCCCCACCACACACGACCTCGAAGCCTCCTGGGATGCCCTAACCGCTGAGGAGCTGCGTCGGCGCGGCTCGCTGAAGTGGACGGTCGAGCCGGGCGTCATCGGCGCCTGGGTCGCCGAGATGGACCTGGGCACCGCCCCGGTGGTCACCGAGGCCCTACAACAGGCTGTGACTGACGGCACCTTGGGCTACCTGCCCCCGCAGCTAGCCCAGCAGGTGGCTACAGTCACGGCCGACTTCCAGGCCAGCCGCTACGACTGGCAGGTGTCCGCCCAGGACGTGAACCTGCTGCCGGACGTGCTCTCCGGCCTGCGGGCGATCCTAGAGCGGCACAGCCGCCCAGGTACTGACGTGATCGTACCCACCCCCGCATACATGCCCTTCCTGACCATTCCCGCACAGTACGGTCGGCGTTGCGTGCAGGTTCCTGCCCTCAAGAGGGCAGGGGCGGACGGCAGCCCCCGCTGGTCCTTAGACCTGGAGGGCATTGAACGGGCCATGCGGGAAGGGGCCGGGGTCCTGGTGCTATGCAACCCTTGGAACCCCGTGGGGCGGGTGCTCAACGCGGCCGAGCTGGACGCCGTGGCCAGTCTCTCCACCCGCTACGGCGTCACGGTGTTCGCCGACGAGATCCACGGCCCCCTGGTGCTTGACCCGGCCCTGCGCCACGTGCCTTACGCCTCCCGTCCGGAGGCAGACCCGGCCCTGACCTTCACCGCAACCGCAGTCTCCAAGGGCTGGAACGTGGCGGGGCTGAAGTGTGCCCAGCTCATTGCCTCCGGTGGGGCACGGACCCGGTGGGAGGCCAGCCCCCTTTCAAGGCACCTGGAGATGGAGGCCTCCATCCTGGGGGCCAGGGCGGCGGTGGCCGCCCTGAGCCCGGACGGGGTGGCCTGGCTGGAGGTCCTGCGCGGCTATCTGTGGGGCAATGTGCAGCTGCTTGCGCGTGATCTCTCTCAGGTTCCTGGCGCAGAACTGACCCGTCCTGAGGGCACCTACCTGGCCTGGCTGGACCTGAGCGGGACGCCTGCGGCCGCGAGCCCCGCCCGCTTCCTGCTGGAGCGGGCGCGGGTGTCCGTCAACGACGGCGCCACCTTCGGCCGCGGCTTCGAGTCCTTCGCCCGTCTCAACCTGGCGGCCCCACGGACGCTGGCCCTAGAGACCGCCTCGAAGATCGCCCAGGCGCTGGCCTGA
- a CDS encoding alanine/glycine:cation symporter family protein, producing MSVTHLVLTGAAAPALSSKDIENLLNTVDNAFYTYLLSLLLVAVGLYFTVRTGFVQVRHFGTMLSTIMRSRGHADGGISSFQAFAVGLAARVGIGNVAGVALAIVAGGPGALFWMWLVALIGMATSFVESTLAQVFKERGRAFTYRGGPAYYIKNGLGSLLWSRVFAVLCIISVGVTVVMVQTNALAGVVNATVPSVAPWEVGVALLLLTTPVVLGGLKTVARVTELVAPLMALLYVLMTLVVIALNINAVPGVLADVVKGAFGLEEALFGLSGGIVAAVLNGVRRGLFSNEAGLGTVPNAAGTATTSHPVRQGLIQSFGVFVDTILVCTATGMLILLAQGTYQPGQEGVAGAILTQAAVAEHMGAWTTWPMVVLIFVLVFSTLLGCFSYSQVNVDFLGGEKRAEQAFGLLLSAAAFAGTVLSLPIVWALTDIALGLLGLINLVAIILLAPWAVGALRDFDEQLRAGKEPVFKGHGNPHLPGSTADGVWEG from the coding sequence ATGAGCGTCACCCACCTGGTCCTGACAGGGGCCGCCGCCCCCGCCCTGAGCAGCAAGGACATTGAAAACCTGCTCAACACCGTAGACAACGCCTTCTACACCTACCTGCTCTCCCTCCTGCTAGTGGCGGTGGGCCTGTACTTCACCGTCCGCACTGGCTTCGTCCAGGTCCGGCACTTCGGCACCATGTTGTCCACCATCATGCGCTCGCGGGGCCACGCCGACGGCGGGATCTCCTCCTTTCAGGCCTTCGCCGTGGGCCTGGCCGCCCGGGTGGGTATCGGCAACGTCGCCGGAGTGGCGCTCGCCATCGTTGCCGGAGGCCCCGGTGCCCTGTTCTGGATGTGGCTGGTGGCCTTGATCGGCATGGCCACCAGCTTTGTGGAGTCCACCCTGGCCCAGGTTTTCAAGGAACGTGGACGCGCCTTCACCTACCGGGGAGGGCCCGCCTACTACATCAAGAACGGGCTGGGTTCCCTCCTGTGGAGCCGGGTATTCGCCGTCCTGTGCATCATCTCCGTGGGCGTTACCGTAGTCATGGTGCAGACCAACGCCCTGGCCGGGGTTGTGAACGCCACCGTGCCCTCCGTGGCCCCCTGGGAGGTGGGCGTCGCCCTGTTGCTGCTCACCACGCCGGTGGTCCTGGGCGGGCTCAAGACCGTGGCGCGGGTAACCGAGCTGGTCGCTCCGCTCATGGCTCTGCTCTACGTCCTCATGACCCTGGTGGTGATCGCCCTGAACATCAACGCCGTCCCCGGCGTGCTGGCCGACGTCGTCAAGGGCGCCTTCGGCCTGGAGGAGGCCCTGTTCGGCCTGAGCGGCGGCATAGTGGCGGCCGTGCTCAACGGTGTGCGCCGCGGCCTGTTCTCCAACGAGGCCGGTCTGGGTACCGTCCCCAACGCCGCCGGCACCGCGACCACCAGCCACCCGGTGCGTCAGGGACTGATCCAGTCCTTCGGGGTGTTCGTGGACACCATCCTGGTGTGCACCGCTACCGGCATGCTGATCCTGCTTGCCCAGGGCACATACCAGCCCGGCCAGGAGGGCGTGGCTGGTGCCATCCTGACCCAGGCCGCCGTCGCCGAGCACATGGGGGCCTGGACCACCTGGCCCATGGTGGTGCTGATCTTTGTGCTGGTCTTCTCCACCCTCCTGGGCTGCTTCTCCTACAGCCAGGTCAACGTGGACTTCCTGGGCGGGGAGAAGCGGGCTGAGCAGGCCTTCGGGCTGCTGCTGTCCGCTGCCGCCTTCGCAGGCACCGTGCTCAGCCTGCCGATCGTGTGGGCCCTGACCGACATCGCCCTGGGCCTCCTGGGACTCATCAACCTGGTAGCCATCATCCTGCTCGCGCCCTGGGCAGTGGGGGCCCTGCGTGACTTCGACGAGCAGCTGCGGGCCGGTAAGGAACCCGTCTTCAAGGGGCACGGCAACCCGCACCTACCCGGCAGCACCGCTGACGGCGTCTGGGAGGGCTGA
- a CDS encoding DEAD/DEAH box helicase, with protein sequence MVPSPAAGAVPALNALLDSLIPSDDPERVPEPEEVYLAFAQWAQDTGRPLYPHQDEALSQILEGRHVIAATPTGSGKSMIALAAHTVSLARGGRSYYTAPLKALVSEKFFELVRLFGADNVGMVTGDTAINPDAPVICCTAEILANQALREGEALDLDCVVMDEFHYYADPQRGWAWQVPLLELPQAQMVLLSATLGDVSFFVRDIQERTGREVAVVDDAVRPVPLEMEYSVEPIVELLERLVGQDKAPVYVVHFSQKEAVERATALLGTDLGGKSRKEQVVAALGDFRFGGGFGQTLSRLLRSGIGVHHAGMLPRYRRLVERLAREGLLSVICGTDTLGVGINVPIRSVVLTSLVKFDGAKERHLTAREFHQIAGRAGRAGFDTRGFVVVQAPEHVIENAKALAKAGDDERKRRKIVRKKAPEGRVNWTDKTFERLRDAAPETLASQFQVTTTMVLNLMERPGDPVAAMAALLGRVQATGGEQRALRRRAVEIYLSLRTAGVVEHVSSRQAGADGLPRVRLAVDLPDDFALNQPLAPFALAAMDLLAVDSPEHTLDVVSVVEATLDDPRPLLYAQQRAARGEAVAAMKAEGLDYEERMAALEEITWPRPLAELLVPALEMYKQANPWIAQFELSPKSVVREMVENAMTFSDLVSRYELGRSEGVVLRYLTDAYRALRQVVPEEHRTPEVVELTDWLGGLVRAVDSSLLDEWETLGALQSGQAAGTAGSVGLPGDRPGADDSAGLERAFGADADGQVAFTRNRHAFRVAVRKELFRRVELMARDDVEALGRLDASSGWGEQRWDEALGRYWEEYDWLGTDQAARAVALAPLDEEPDESALAAAGVSAALREALERSGRRVWLATQVLEDPEGDHDWRLMALVDLTASDEAGRAVLRLLSVGPQG encoded by the coding sequence ATGGTCCCCTCCCCCGCCGCTGGCGCGGTACCAGCGCTGAACGCCCTCCTGGACTCGCTCATTCCTTCCGACGACCCCGAGCGGGTGCCCGAGCCGGAAGAGGTCTACCTGGCTTTTGCCCAGTGGGCGCAGGACACGGGCCGCCCCCTGTACCCGCACCAGGACGAGGCTCTGAGCCAGATCCTGGAGGGCCGCCACGTGATCGCCGCGACCCCCACCGGCTCCGGCAAGTCCATGATCGCGCTGGCCGCACACACCGTCTCCCTGGCCCGGGGTGGCCGCTCGTACTACACCGCCCCGCTCAAGGCCTTGGTGTCGGAGAAGTTTTTTGAGTTGGTGCGGCTGTTCGGGGCCGACAACGTGGGCATGGTCACCGGGGACACCGCCATAAACCCCGACGCCCCCGTGATCTGCTGCACCGCCGAGATCCTGGCCAACCAGGCCTTGCGGGAGGGTGAGGCCCTGGACCTGGACTGCGTGGTGATGGACGAGTTCCACTACTACGCCGACCCGCAGCGCGGATGGGCCTGGCAGGTGCCGTTGCTGGAGCTGCCGCAGGCGCAGATGGTGTTGCTCTCCGCCACCTTGGGGGATGTCTCCTTCTTCGTGCGGGACATCCAGGAACGCACGGGCCGTGAGGTGGCGGTGGTTGATGACGCCGTGCGCCCGGTGCCCCTGGAGATGGAGTACTCGGTGGAGCCGATCGTCGAGCTGCTGGAGCGGCTGGTGGGCCAGGATAAGGCCCCCGTGTACGTGGTGCATTTCTCCCAGAAGGAGGCGGTGGAGCGGGCCACCGCCCTGCTGGGCACCGACCTGGGTGGCAAGTCCCGCAAGGAGCAGGTGGTGGCCGCCCTGGGGGACTTCCGTTTCGGCGGAGGCTTTGGCCAGACCCTCTCGCGCCTGCTGCGCAGCGGTATCGGCGTGCACCACGCGGGGATGCTGCCCCGCTACCGGCGCCTGGTGGAGCGTCTGGCCCGGGAGGGGCTGCTGTCGGTGATCTGCGGCACGGACACCCTGGGGGTGGGTATCAACGTGCCGATCCGCTCGGTGGTGCTCACCAGCCTGGTGAAGTTCGACGGCGCCAAGGAGCGCCACCTCACGGCCCGCGAGTTCCACCAGATCGCGGGGCGGGCGGGGCGGGCGGGTTTCGACACGCGCGGTTTCGTCGTCGTCCAGGCCCCTGAGCACGTGATTGAGAACGCCAAGGCCCTGGCCAAGGCGGGCGACGACGAGCGCAAGCGGCGCAAGATCGTGCGCAAGAAGGCGCCAGAGGGGCGGGTGAACTGGACGGACAAGACCTTTGAGCGGCTGCGCGATGCCGCCCCAGAGACCCTCGCCAGCCAGTTCCAGGTGACCACCACCATGGTGCTGAACCTTATGGAGCGCCCCGGTGACCCGGTGGCCGCGATGGCTGCGCTGCTGGGGCGGGTGCAGGCCACGGGCGGTGAGCAGCGGGCGCTGCGGCGCCGGGCGGTGGAGATCTACCTGTCTCTGCGTACCGCGGGGGTGGTGGAGCACGTCAGCAGTCGGCAGGCGGGGGCGGATGGCCTGCCGCGGGTGCGCTTGGCGGTGGACCTGCCGGACGACTTCGCCCTGAACCAGCCGCTGGCGCCTTTCGCCCTGGCGGCTATGGACCTGCTGGCGGTGGACTCCCCGGAGCACACCCTGGACGTGGTCTCGGTGGTGGAGGCGACGCTGGACGACCCGCGCCCGCTCCTCTACGCCCAGCAGCGGGCGGCCCGGGGTGAGGCGGTGGCCGCCATGAAGGCTGAGGGTCTGGACTATGAGGAGCGGATGGCGGCCCTGGAGGAGATCACCTGGCCCCGGCCACTGGCGGAGCTGCTGGTTCCTGCCCTGGAGATGTACAAGCAGGCGAATCCGTGGATCGCGCAGTTTGAGCTGTCTCCCAAGTCGGTGGTGCGGGAGATGGTGGAAAACGCCATGACCTTCTCGGATCTGGTCTCTCGCTACGAGCTGGGCCGCAGTGAGGGCGTGGTGCTGCGCTACTTGACGGACGCCTACCGGGCGCTGCGTCAGGTGGTGCCGGAGGAGCACCGCACCCCGGAGGTCGTGGAGCTGACTGACTGGCTGGGGGGCCTGGTGCGGGCGGTGGACTCCTCGCTGCTGGACGAGTGGGAGACCCTGGGGGCGCTGCAGTCGGGACAGGCGGCGGGTACGGCGGGCAGCGTCGGGCTGCCTGGGGACCGGCCGGGGGCGGACGACTCTGCGGGGCTGGAGCGGGCTTTCGGGGCCGACGCCGATGGCCAGGTCGCTTTTACCCGTAACCGGCACGCCTTCCGGGTGGCGGTGCGCAAGGAGCTGTTCCGCCGGGTGGAGCTGATGGCGCGGGACGACGTCGAGGCGCTGGGACGGTTGGACGCCTCCTCCGGCTGGGGCGAGCAGCGTTGGGACGAGGCGCTGGGCCGTTACTGGGAGGAGTACGACTGGCTGGGCACGGACCAGGCGGCCCGGGCGGTGGCGCTGGCGCCGCTGGATGAGGAGCCTGACGAGTCGGCGCTGGCTGCCGCGGGGGTCTCTGCGGCCCTGCGGGAGGCCCTGGAGCGTTCAGGACGCCGGGTGTGGCTGGCCACGCAGGTGCTGGAGGACCCGGAGGGGGACCATGACTGGCGGCTGATGGCCCTGGTGGACCTGACGGCGTCGGACGAGGCGGGGCGGGCGGTGCTGCGGCTGCTGTCGGTGGGGCCTCAGGGCTGA
- a CDS encoding YccF domain-containing protein: protein MRTLLNLIWVVFSGFWFWLGYLLAGVIACLFIVTIPAGVACFRIAGYVLWPFGREVVPVPQAGTMSGLGNLIWFLVAGLWLAIGHLTTAAAQAVTIIGIPLAIANVKMIPVTCFPFGKQVVPGRGIL, encoded by the coding sequence ATGCGCACACTGCTGAACCTGATCTGGGTGGTCTTCTCCGGCTTCTGGTTCTGGCTGGGGTACCTGCTGGCGGGCGTGATCGCCTGCTTGTTCATCGTCACGATCCCGGCTGGGGTGGCCTGCTTCCGTATCGCGGGCTACGTGCTGTGGCCCTTCGGGCGGGAGGTTGTCCCCGTACCCCAGGCCGGGACCATGAGCGGCCTGGGCAACCTCATATGGTTCCTGGTGGCGGGCCTGTGGCTAGCCATCGGGCACCTGACGACGGCGGCCGCCCAGGCCGTCACCATCATCGGCATCCCGTTGGCCATTGCCAATGTCAAGATGATCCCAGTGACCTGCTTTCCCTTCGGCAAGCAGGTAGTGCCCGGGCGCGGCATCCTCTGA
- a CDS encoding alanine/glycine:cation symporter family protein, translating to MEAFKNLLGATSNLLFGTVLVWLLIAVGLLLTVRTRGVQLRHLGTVLRSMIGSRGGADGGISSFQAFAVGLACRVGTGNIVGVALALILGGPGAVLWMWLVALVGMATAFSEASLGQAFKVPRGDGTYRGGPAYYIAHGLRLPVLGGVFAVVFMLANGLAMPMVQANAMTAALTRSTSLGAWAGAALVVLLVAPVLLGGLRSITRVTEWLTPVMALGYLLLVLLIILTHPLQAVQAVGDILAGAFSLRAGLAGTAGGITAAVLNGVRRGLFSNEAGLGGAACAAGSATVAHPAQQGFIQAFGVLVDTMLVCTATALSILIAGRSDPTVFTPGVTGAQDVDAAAGTLTQDAIAYVLGSWTSGPMTLLILVLAYSTILGAFSYAEVCLDYLTRAPWATWLLRVGAVVCAFIGGGAALTTVWSLADVLLGLGAVINLAALVALSGWVRALLQDWETQQEEIRAGERSRPRFVGQGNPHLPTDLSEEAWGKRS from the coding sequence ATGGAAGCGTTCAAGAACCTCCTTGGGGCCACCTCCAACCTGCTGTTCGGCACGGTGCTGGTCTGGCTGCTGATCGCCGTGGGGCTCCTGCTGACCGTCCGCACCCGGGGCGTGCAGCTGCGCCACCTGGGCACCGTGCTGCGCTCCATGATCGGCTCCCGGGGCGGGGCCGACGGCGGCATCTCCTCCTTCCAGGCCTTCGCCGTGGGCCTGGCCTGCCGGGTAGGCACCGGCAATATCGTGGGGGTGGCCCTGGCCCTGATACTGGGCGGGCCTGGGGCCGTGCTCTGGATGTGGCTGGTGGCCCTGGTAGGCATGGCCACCGCCTTCAGCGAGGCCAGCCTCGGCCAGGCCTTCAAGGTGCCCCGCGGGGACGGCACCTACCGGGGCGGGCCCGCCTACTACATCGCCCACGGCCTACGTCTGCCGGTGCTAGGCGGCGTGTTCGCTGTGGTGTTCATGCTGGCCAACGGCCTGGCGATGCCTATGGTCCAGGCCAACGCCATGACGGCTGCCCTCACCAGGAGCACCTCCCTGGGTGCCTGGGCGGGCGCGGCGCTGGTAGTCCTGCTGGTGGCTCCCGTGCTGCTGGGTGGGCTGCGTTCCATCACCCGGGTAACCGAGTGGCTCACCCCTGTGATGGCGCTCGGCTACCTGCTGCTGGTGCTGCTCATCATCCTGACCCACCCGCTGCAGGCCGTCCAGGCCGTGGGGGACATCCTCGCCGGGGCTTTCAGCCTGCGTGCGGGCCTGGCCGGGACCGCTGGTGGTATCACCGCCGCGGTCCTCAACGGGGTCAGACGAGGACTGTTTTCCAACGAGGCCGGTCTAGGTGGGGCCGCCTGCGCGGCCGGGTCAGCCACCGTAGCCCACCCCGCCCAGCAGGGATTTATCCAGGCTTTCGGGGTCCTGGTGGACACCATGTTGGTGTGCACCGCCACCGCCTTGTCCATCCTCATTGCCGGGCGCTCCGACCCCACCGTCTTCACTCCCGGGGTGACCGGCGCCCAGGACGTTGACGCCGCCGCCGGGACCCTCACCCAGGACGCGATCGCCTACGTGCTCGGCTCCTGGACCAGTGGGCCCATGACCCTGCTGATCCTCGTGCTGGCCTACTCCACCATCCTGGGAGCCTTCTCCTACGCTGAGGTGTGTCTGGACTACCTGACCCGGGCACCCTGGGCCACCTGGCTGCTGCGGGTGGGGGCCGTGGTCTGCGCCTTCATAGGTGGGGGAGCGGCCCTGACCACCGTGTGGAGCCTGGCGGACGTGCTGCTGGGGCTGGGTGCCGTCATCAACTTGGCCGCCCTGGTAGCCCTGTCCGGCTGGGTGCGTGCGCTCCTGCAGGACTGGGAGACGCAGCAGGAGGAGATCAGGGCCGGGGAGCGTAGCCGCCCGCGCTTCGTGGGACAGGGCAACCCGCACCTGCCTACCGACCTGTCTGAGGAGGCCTGGGGCAAGCGCTCCTGA